Genomic DNA from Sebaldella sp. S0638:
ATTTCGGACACCTGCCTTCTCTCAATTAGTTTACACAATCAAGATTTTTGTGTCCACTTTTTCATACTAACACCAGATTAACCTAAACTTCTTTTTATTGATATATATTATAATCTTTTACATTCTTTCCAACAAAGCAGACACATTTTATGATATAATTTCAATATATTGATTAAAAGGACTGATGAATTTATGAAATATACTTACTTGTTTAAAGATCCTTATATAGGTAAAACTATTCTGAAAAAAATAAATGTTCTTTTTAATTCCATTCATACACGCCCCGGAATGTATTTGGGCAGTAACATTTCACTGGATATCCTGAATATGTATATTTTAGGAATAGGTACTAATCTTGAATACAACAGGGAAAGTCCCGCTGATTCCAAAATTTCCGCTTTCTATTTCAGAAACCTTCATGATTTTTCTCATAAATGGTGCTTGGAAAAACATTCTGTTTATATTACCGGTACTATAGGATTTTCAGGCGTTTTGTCAAGAATATTCGGAAATAATATTATAGGTTTGGATTATTTTTTTGATATGTGGAATGATTATATAAACGAAAGATATTATGAGAATGAAAATACTAAAAGTACTCTTCCGTACTATCAGATGAAAGATACAGAAGTTTCGGAAAATGACCTGATGAAACTTTTTTATTTGCTTAACAGAGATCATTCAGAAATAACAGTTTATCTTTTCAAAGAAAGCTGTTTTCAGCATATAAAAGTATACAAAGATAAAAAAGAAATGATACTTCCAAAGGAAGCTCTTCTTATAATGCACGATTTTTTTTATGAAAACTTTGAATACGGAATATATTCTTTGAGACTGGCTGATAATAAACTGTTAACTAAGGAGACTAACTCCAAATTACTTATTTCTGATAAATCCCTGTCTTTAAACGACTCTGCCCGTTTATGGGAAAAACATAATCTGTAAAAAATTAATTATTACATAAAAAGCCGTCATAATCTGACGGCTTTCAAAATATTATACTATTATTTTCCCGTTTTTCATTACAAGAATATCATCCAGATATAAATCCGGCTTTAGAATAACACCGTCCATATGACAGTCAGCTTTCACAGTTCCGCCGAAGGAAGTATTCGTACCAAAAG
This window encodes:
- a CDS encoding two-component system regulatory protein YycI — protein: MKYTYLFKDPYIGKTILKKINVLFNSIHTRPGMYLGSNISLDILNMYILGIGTNLEYNRESPADSKISAFYFRNLHDFSHKWCLEKHSVYITGTIGFSGVLSRIFGNNIIGLDYFFDMWNDYINERYYENENTKSTLPYYQMKDTEVSENDLMKLFYLLNRDHSEITVYLFKESCFQHIKVYKDKKEMILPKEALLIMHDFFYENFEYGIYSLRLADNKLLTKETNSKLLISDKSLSLNDSARLWEKHNL